A single window of Gammaproteobacteria bacterium DNA harbors:
- a CDS encoding transposase — translation MGEGLRPAVIQMDNVPEFSSRVLDRWAYNQEVKLQFIRPCKSTDNGHIQNFNARLRYECLNHHVHLESGETREPSRTGDKITTGNGLTAPCEA, via the coding sequence ATGGGCGAGGGACTGCGACCTGCCGTGATACAGATGGATAACGTACCGGAGTTCTCCAGCCGGGTGCTGGATCGGTGGGCGTATAACCAGGAAGTGAAATTGCAATTCATCCGGCCGTGTAAGTCGACAGACAATGGTCATATACAGAACTTCAACGCCCGCCTGCGGTATGAATGTTTGAACCATCACGTACATCTTGAATCTGGAGAAACCCGCGAACCATCGAGGACAGGCGACAAGATTACAACCGGGAACGGCCTCACAGCGCCTTGTGAAGCTTGA
- the csrA gene encoding carbon storage regulator CsrA, protein MLILTRRVGETLVIGDDVTVTVLSVRGNQVRIGVNAPKDVTVHREEIYQRIQQEKDIPQGKAQG, encoded by the coding sequence ATGTTGATATTGACTCGCCGTGTGGGCGAAACGCTGGTGATCGGTGATGATGTGACAGTAACGGTGCTGAGCGTACGGGGCAATCAGGTGCGCATCGGTGTGAATGCCCCGAAGGACGTGACGGTCCATCGCGAAGAGATCTATCAGCGGATCCAACAGGAAAAGGACATCCCCCAAGGAAAGGCCCAGGGTTGA
- a CDS encoding aspartate kinase has protein sequence MALIVQKYGGTSVADPKRIENVANKVIAMRNQGHQVVVVVSAMSGETNRLLALAKEMSPRPNPRELDVVLATGEQVTIGLLAIALEAKGCPAQSYTGAQVHILTDSAFNKARILEIDAERLRRDLADGRVIVVAGFQGVDEQGNITTLGRGGSDTTGVALAAALDADECQIYTDVDGVYTTDPRVVPQARRLDSITYEEMLEMASLGAKVLQIRSVEFASKYNVPLRVLSSFEDGPGTLIKAEDENMEQALISGIAFNRDEAKLTVLGVPDQPGVASRILGPVADANIEVDMIVQNVAEDSTTDFTFTVHRNDYEKVLEILKALAKGLGAREVVGDKKIVKVSLVGVGMRSHAGIASRMFRSLADEGINIRMISTSEIKISVVIDEKYLELGVRALHSAFGLDAA, from the coding sequence ATGGCTTTGATCGTACAAAAGTACGGCGGCACCTCGGTTGCCGATCCGAAGCGCATCGAAAACGTCGCGAACAAGGTCATTGCGATGCGCAACCAGGGACATCAGGTGGTGGTGGTCGTCTCCGCCATGAGCGGCGAGACCAACCGCCTGCTGGCGCTGGCGAAGGAGATGTCGCCGCGGCCGAATCCCCGTGAACTGGACGTGGTGCTCGCCACCGGCGAACAGGTCACCATCGGGCTGCTCGCCATCGCGCTCGAGGCGAAGGGCTGTCCCGCGCAGTCCTATACCGGCGCCCAGGTCCATATCCTTACCGACAGCGCGTTCAACAAGGCCCGCATCCTCGAAATCGACGCCGAGCGTCTTCGCCGCGATCTCGCTGACGGCCGCGTGATCGTCGTGGCCGGTTTCCAGGGCGTGGACGAGCAGGGCAATATCACCACGCTCGGGCGCGGGGGGTCGGACACGACCGGTGTCGCGCTGGCCGCGGCGCTCGATGCCGACGAGTGCCAGATCTATACCGACGTCGACGGCGTCTACACCACCGATCCGCGCGTCGTGCCGCAGGCGCGCCGATTGGACTCCATTACCTACGAGGAAATGCTGGAAATGGCGAGCCTGGGGGCGAAGGTCCTGCAGATCCGCTCGGTGGAGTTCGCCAGTAAATACAACGTACCGTTGCGCGTGCTGTCCTCCTTCGAGGACGGTCCGGGCACTTTGATCAAAGCTGAGGACGAAAACATGGAACAGGCCCTGATCTCAGGCATCGCATTCAACCGCGACGAGGCGAAGTTGACCGTGCTCGGCGTCCCCGATCAGCCCGGTGTTGCGAGTCGCATACTCGGACCGGTTGCGGACGCCAACATCGAAGTGGACATGATCGTGCAGAACGTCGCCGAGGATTCCACCACCGATTTCACCTTCACGGTGCATCGCAACGATTATGAGAAGGTGCTGGAAATACTGAAGGCGCTGGCCAAGGGATTGGGCGCGCGCGAAGTGGTGGGTGACAAGAAGATCGTCAAGGTGTCGCTGGTCGGCGTGGGCATGCGCTCCCATGCCGGCATCGCCAGCAGGATGTTCCGCTCCCTGGCTGACGAGGGGATCAATATCCGCATGATCTCGACTTCGGAGATCAAGATCTCCGTGGTCATCGACGAAAAATATCTCGAGCTCGGGGTGCGGGCGCTGCATTCGGCCTTCGGTCTGGATGCGGCATAA
- the alaS gene encoding alanine--tRNA ligase, whose translation MTSSAELRSKFLEFFRRNGHEVVAGSPLIPANDPTLLFTNAGMVQFKDVFLGNEQRPYRRAATSQRCVRAGGKHNDLENVGYTARHHTFFEMLGNFSFGDYFKRDAIRYGWEFLTRELGIPADKLWVTVYQDDDEAADIWLKEIGVAPERLTRIAGDDNFWSMGDTGPCGPCTEIFYDHGPSVAGGPPGAPDADGDRYIEIWNLVFMQYNRDAKGVMTPLPKPSVDTGMGLERLAAVMQGVHSNYEIDLFRNLIRAAAALCGSKDLEQASLRVIADHIRSTAFLIVDGVTPSNEGRGYVLRRIIRRAIRHGYELGLREPFFHKLVGPLCDEMGAAYPELPRARAQVERVLRQEEERFAETLDQGMKILQESIAALPKGDKRLPGAVVFKLYDTYGFPVDLTADYALKYNISLDMEGYEREMAAQRERARAAGHFQVDYGDQAVVACESEFTGYDHLRGAGRIAGLLRGKQSVDALQAGEEGAVVLEATPFYAESGGQVGDRGEIAVGAAMFAVSDTQKLPGGAYAHIGKVIKGRFRVGDTAEARVDEAARQATALNHSATHLLHAALRKVLGEHVAQKGSLVEPERLRFDFSHFEALSPAQIEEIETLVNTQIRANAPVETAVMAFDEARASGAMALFGEKYGDHVRVLTIGNFSKELCGGTHARRAGDIGLMKIVSESGVAAGVRRIEALTGAGALARVAENERQLDQLAGLVKGGRGEITLRVEQVLERNRQLERELERLKGVMASNAGDDLAAQAQEVNGCRVLAARLDDADPKSLRDTVDQLKNKLGSAVVVLATVKDDKVSLVAGVTQDQIARVKASELANHVAQQIDGKGGGRPDMAQAGGSNPAMLANALASVPAWVKERLA comes from the coding sequence ATGACGAGCAGCGCAGAACTTCGCAGCAAATTCCTTGAGTTTTTCCGGCGCAACGGCCACGAGGTGGTGGCGGGCAGCCCGCTGATCCCGGCCAACGATCCGACGCTGTTGTTCACCAACGCCGGCATGGTCCAGTTCAAGGATGTGTTCCTCGGCAACGAGCAGCGGCCCTACAGGCGCGCCGCGACCTCGCAGCGCTGCGTGCGCGCGGGCGGCAAACACAATGACCTCGAGAACGTCGGTTACACCGCGCGCCATCACACCTTCTTCGAGATGCTCGGCAACTTCAGCTTCGGCGACTACTTCAAGCGCGATGCGATCCGTTACGGATGGGAGTTCCTCACGCGCGAGCTGGGCATCCCGGCGGACAAGCTCTGGGTCACCGTCTACCAGGATGACGACGAGGCCGCTGACATCTGGCTGAAGGAGATCGGCGTCGCGCCGGAGCGTCTCACGCGCATCGCCGGCGATGACAACTTCTGGTCGATGGGTGACACCGGACCCTGCGGACCCTGCACGGAGATCTTCTACGACCATGGCCCGTCGGTCGCCGGCGGTCCGCCCGGCGCGCCGGACGCGGACGGCGACCGCTACATCGAGATCTGGAACCTGGTCTTCATGCAGTACAACCGCGACGCGAAGGGCGTCATGACGCCGTTGCCCAAGCCCTCGGTGGACACCGGCATGGGGCTGGAGCGCCTCGCCGCCGTAATGCAGGGTGTGCACAGCAATTACGAGATCGACCTGTTCCGCAACCTGATTCGCGCCGCCGCCGCCCTGTGCGGGTCGAAGGACCTCGAGCAGGCTTCCCTGCGTGTGATCGCCGACCATATCCGTTCCACCGCCTTCCTCATCGTCGACGGTGTGACGCCGTCCAACGAGGGGCGCGGCTACGTGTTGCGCCGCATCATCCGTCGCGCGATCCGCCACGGTTACGAGCTCGGCCTGCGTGAACCTTTCTTCCACAAGCTGGTCGGTCCGCTGTGCGACGAGATGGGCGCGGCCTATCCGGAGCTTCCCAGGGCGCGCGCGCAGGTGGAGCGCGTGCTGCGCCAGGAGGAAGAACGCTTCGCCGAAACCCTCGACCAGGGCATGAAGATCCTGCAGGAGAGCATCGCCGCCCTGCCGAAGGGGGATAAACGGCTCCCAGGCGCTGTCGTGTTCAAGCTGTATGACACCTATGGCTTCCCGGTGGACCTCACCGCCGATTACGCGCTGAAGTACAACATCAGTCTCGACATGGAAGGCTACGAGCGCGAGATGGCGGCGCAGCGTGAACGCGCCCGCGCCGCCGGCCACTTCCAGGTCGATTACGGCGACCAGGCCGTGGTCGCGTGCGAGAGCGAATTTACCGGCTACGACCACCTGCGCGGCGCCGGCCGGATCGCGGGGTTGCTGCGCGGCAAGCAGAGCGTGGATGCGCTGCAGGCGGGCGAGGAGGGCGCGGTGGTTCTCGAGGCCACGCCGTTCTACGCCGAGTCGGGCGGACAGGTCGGCGACCGCGGCGAGATCGCCGTCGGCGCGGCCATGTTCGCGGTCTCGGATACCCAGAAGCTGCCGGGCGGGGCCTACGCGCACATCGGCAAGGTCATCAAGGGCAGATTCCGGGTCGGCGATACCGCGGAGGCACGGGTGGATGAGGCCGCGCGCCAGGCCACCGCGCTTAACCATTCAGCCACGCATCTGCTGCACGCGGCCCTGCGCAAGGTGCTGGGCGAGCATGTAGCCCAGAAAGGCTCGCTCGTCGAGCCCGAGCGGCTGCGGTTCGATTTCTCCCATTTCGAGGCGCTGTCTCCGGCCCAGATCGAGGAGATCGAAACCCTGGTCAATACGCAGATCCGCGCCAATGCGCCGGTCGAGACCGCGGTGATGGCCTTCGACGAGGCGCGCGCCTCGGGCGCCATGGCGCTGTTCGGCGAGAAGTACGGCGACCACGTGCGCGTACTCACCATCGGGAATTTTTCCAAGGAGCTGTGCGGCGGCACCCATGCGCGCCGCGCGGGCGACATCGGCCTCATGAAGATCGTGTCGGAGAGCGGTGTCGCCGCCGGCGTACGTCGCATCGAGGCCCTGACCGGGGCGGGCGCCCTGGCGCGGGTGGCGGAAAACGAGCGCCAGCTCGATCAGCTCGCCGGGCTGGTGAAAGGCGGGCGCGGCGAGATCACGCTGCGGGTGGAGCAGGTGCTCGAGCGCAATCGTCAGCTTGAGCGTGAACTCGAGCGACTGAAGGGTGTGATGGCGAGCAATGCGGGAGACGATCTGGCCGCCCAGGCGCAGGAAGTGAACGGTTGCAGGGTGCTGGCGGCGCGGCTGGACGACGCCGACCCGAAATCCCTGCGCGATACGGTTGACCAGCTCAAGAACAAGCTTGGCTCCGCCGTGGTCGTGCTCGCGACGGTGAAGGATGACAAGGTGAGCCTGGTCGCGGGCGTGACCCAGGACCAGATCGCCAGGGTAAAGGCCTCCGAGCTTGCCAACCATGTCGCCCAGCAGATCGACGGCAAGGGCGGCGGGCGGCCCGATATGGCCCAGGCCGGGGGCAGCAACCCCGCCATGCTGGCGAATGCCCTGGCGTCCGTGCCGGCCTGGGTGAAGGAGCGTCTCGCCTGA
- a CDS encoding regulatory protein RecX, giving the protein MDLLARREHSTGELRTKLRARGFEDEEAVDLQLGRLLDEGLLSDERFVEAFVHGRRLRGQGPLRISAELRERAVPAALIAAYVDQREWTWVGVARDARRKRFGDEAPAGVAERARQARFLRYRGFTEDQIRAAFSSGDDL; this is encoded by the coding sequence ATGGATCTGCTGGCGCGGCGCGAGCACTCGACCGGCGAGCTGCGCACCAAGCTGCGCGCCAGGGGGTTCGAGGACGAAGAAGCGGTCGATCTCCAGCTCGGGCGTCTGCTCGACGAAGGCCTGTTGAGCGACGAGCGCTTCGTCGAGGCCTTCGTGCACGGGCGCCGGCTGCGCGGCCAGGGGCCGCTGCGTATCAGCGCCGAACTGCGCGAGCGCGCGGTGCCGGCGGCCTTGATCGCGGCCTACGTCGATCAGCGGGAGTGGACATGGGTCGGGGTCGCGCGTGACGCGAGGCGCAAGCGCTTCGGTGACGAGGCCCCGGCGGGTGTGGCGGAACGCGCCCGGCAGGCGCGTTTTTTGCGTTATCGCGGGTTTACCGAGGACCAGATCAGGGCCGCGTTCAGCAGCGGCGATGATCTTTAA
- the recA gene encoding recombinase RecA gives MEENKRKALGAALSQIERQFGKGSVMRMGDAGVERDIGVISTGSLGLDLALGIGGLPRGRIVEIYGPESSGKTTLTLQVIAEAQKAGGTAAFVDAEHALDPSYAAKIGVNVDDLLVSQPDTGEQALEITDMLVRSGAVDVIVIDSVAALTPKAEIEGEMGDSHMGLQARLMSQALRKLTANIKRSNTMVIFINQIRMKIGVMFGNPETTTGGNALKFYASVRLDIRRTGAIKKGDEVIGSETRVKVVKNKVAPPFKQAEFDILYGEGVSREGEIINLGVQAGVIEKSGAWYSYSGERIGQGKDNARDYLKQNSAIAHEIEGKIRGQLLTLPAKAGAAASEAEAAEAEV, from the coding sequence ATGGAAGAAAACAAGCGTAAGGCATTGGGCGCGGCCTTGAGCCAGATCGAGCGTCAGTTCGGCAAGGGTTCGGTGATGCGCATGGGTGACGCGGGGGTGGAGCGCGATATCGGCGTCATATCCACCGGTTCGCTCGGACTCGATCTCGCGCTCGGGATCGGCGGCCTGCCGCGCGGCCGCATCGTCGAGATCTACGGCCCCGAATCCTCGGGCAAGACCACGCTGACCCTGCAGGTGATCGCCGAGGCCCAGAAGGCGGGCGGCACCGCGGCCTTCGTCGATGCCGAACACGCGCTGGATCCCTCCTATGCCGCCAAGATCGGCGTGAACGTCGATGACCTGCTGGTTTCGCAGCCGGACACCGGCGAGCAGGCGCTCGAGATCACCGACATGCTGGTGCGCTCCGGCGCCGTCGACGTGATCGTCATCGACTCGGTGGCGGCGCTGACGCCGAAGGCCGAGATCGAGGGCGAGATGGGCGACTCCCACATGGGCCTGCAGGCGCGCCTGATGTCGCAGGCGCTGCGCAAGCTGACCGCCAACATCAAGCGCTCGAACACCATGGTGATCTTCATCAACCAGATCCGCATGAAGATCGGCGTCATGTTCGGCAACCCCGAGACCACGACCGGCGGCAACGCGCTCAAGTTCTACGCCTCCGTGCGCCTCGACATCCGTCGCACCGGCGCGATCAAGAAGGGCGATGAGGTCATCGGCAGCGAGACCCGCGTCAAGGTGGTGAAGAACAAGGTGGCGCCGCCGTTCAAGCAGGCCGAGTTCGACATCCTCTACGGCGAGGGCGTGTCGCGCGAGGGCGAGATCATCAACCTCGGCGTGCAGGCGGGCGTGATCGAGAAATCCGGTGCCTGGTACAGCTACTCCGGTGAGCGCATCGGCCAGGGCAAGGACAACGCGCGCGATTATCTCAAGCAGAATTCCGCGATCGCGCACGAGATCGAGGGCAAGATCCGCGGCCAGCTGCTGACCCTCCCGGCCAAGGCCGGGGCGGCCGCCAGCGAGGCCGAGGCCGCCGAGGCCGAGGTCTGA
- the thpR gene encoding RNA 2',3'-cyclic phosphodiesterase — protein sequence MSDSGAGNSDGGAPRAGLRRLFLALWPEADVRDRLRERLKAGLRLRDGRPEPVANLHVTLVFIGDVETARAAAIERAVAGVPGDAFTLSLERVGYWPRPRILWLGPRETPPALYALVGRLRAAVMAAGGPEETRPYLPHITLARKVTRPPRVDRIEPLSWEVTRYSLLESVPAANRRAYLERGCWPLRRESP from the coding sequence TTGTCGGACAGCGGCGCGGGAAACTCTGACGGCGGCGCCCCGCGGGCAGGCCTGCGCCGGCTGTTTCTCGCCCTGTGGCCCGAGGCGGACGTGCGCGACCGTCTGCGCGAGCGGCTGAAGGCGGGTCTGCGACTCCGCGACGGGCGTCCCGAGCCGGTTGCCAACCTGCACGTCACGCTGGTCTTCATCGGCGATGTCGAGACCGCGCGCGCCGCCGCCATCGAGCGCGCCGTGGCCGGTGTTCCGGGTGATGCCTTCACGCTCTCCCTGGAACGGGTGGGCTATTGGCCGCGTCCCCGCATCCTGTGGCTGGGACCGCGCGAGACCCCGCCGGCCTTGTACGCCCTGGTCGGACGTCTGCGCGCGGCGGTGATGGCGGCTGGAGGTCCGGAGGAAACAAGGCCTTATCTCCCACATATCACGTTGGCCCGGAAGGTCACGCGACCACCGCGGGTGGACAGGATCGAGCCCCTGTCCTGGGAGGTCACGCGCTACTCGCTGCTGGAGTCGGTTCCCGCCGCGAACCGCCGTGCCTACCTGGAGCGGGGCTGCTGGCCGTTGCGGCGGGAGAGCCCCTGA
- a CDS encoding nicotinamide-nucleotide amidohydrolase family protein, whose product MDVEIERLAQRVGVALGGHGYMLATAESCTGGGIAAAVTSVPGSSGWFERGFVTYSNAAKHDLLGVREATLAAHGAVSEATVREMAAGALRHSAAQVAVAVSGIAGPDGGSAEKPIGTVCLAWDGAGLLARSETRHFPGDRAAVRRQAVAAALAGVIEIVGQRRGKL is encoded by the coding sequence ATGGATGTGGAAATCGAACGTCTGGCCCAGCGCGTCGGCGTCGCGCTGGGCGGCCATGGATACATGCTCGCCACGGCGGAATCGTGTACCGGAGGCGGTATCGCCGCTGCGGTGACCTCCGTGCCGGGCAGTTCCGGCTGGTTCGAGCGCGGCTTCGTCACCTACAGCAACGCCGCCAAGCACGACCTGCTCGGCGTGCGCGAGGCCACGCTGGCCGCGCACGGCGCGGTGAGCGAGGCCACGGTGCGCGAGATGGCGGCGGGCGCGCTCAGACACAGCGCCGCCCAGGTGGCCGTCGCGGTCAGCGGTATCGCCGGGCCGGATGGCGGCAGCGCGGAAAAGCCGATTGGTACGGTCTGTCTGGCCTGGGACGGCGCGGGTCTGCTGGCGCGCAGTGAGACCCGGCATTTCCCTGGCGACCGTGCCGCCGTGCGGCGCCAGGCGGTGGCGGCGGCGCTCGCGGGGGTGATCGAGATTGTCGGACAGCGGCGCGGGAAACTCTGA
- the psd gene encoding phosphatidylserine decarboxylase (Phosphatidylserine decarboxylase is synthesized as a single chain precursor. Generation of the pyruvoyl active site from a Ser is coupled to cleavage of a Gly-Ser bond between the larger (beta) and smaller (alpha chains). It is an integral membrane protein.) encodes MYRLARVRVIPIKNTLIRRFIARYRVDMTEALQPDPTAYPDFNAFFTRALAPGARTVVSGAGEIACPADGAVSQAGRIERGRLLQAKGIEYTLESLLGGDGELADRFLGGSFATVYLSPRDYHRVHMPFAGVLADMRYIPGRLFSVNDYSTRHVRSLFARNERLITVFETGAGPMAMILVGAFFVAGIETVWTGAVSRERPRGYWQRPSSGRPVNIELERGEEMGRFNMGSTVIVLFGPERVRWADTLVPGAKVRMGELMGTIKNTGLSAED; translated from the coding sequence ATGTACCGTCTGGCGCGCGTGCGCGTTATCCCGATTAAAAATACCCTGATCCGGCGCTTCATCGCCCGCTACCGGGTCGACATGACCGAGGCCCTGCAACCGGACCCGACCGCCTACCCGGATTTCAACGCCTTTTTCACCCGTGCCCTCGCCCCGGGCGCGCGGACGGTTGTCTCCGGCGCCGGCGAGATCGCCTGCCCCGCCGACGGCGCGGTCAGCCAGGCGGGCAGGATCGAGCGGGGGCGTCTGCTGCAGGCCAAGGGCATCGAGTACACACTGGAATCCCTGCTCGGGGGCGATGGAGAACTGGCGGACCGGTTTCTGGGCGGGAGCTTCGCCACCGTCTATCTGTCCCCGCGTGACTACCATCGCGTTCATATGCCGTTCGCGGGCGTCCTCGCGGACATGCGCTACATCCCCGGACGCCTGTTCAGCGTGAACGATTATTCCACCCGCCACGTCCGCAGCCTGTTCGCGCGCAATGAACGTCTCATCACCGTATTCGAAACCGGGGCGGGTCCGATGGCGATGATCCTGGTGGGGGCGTTTTTCGTCGCCGGCATCGAAACCGTCTGGACCGGCGCGGTCTCCCGCGAGCGACCGCGCGGGTATTGGCAGCGCCCGTCCTCGGGCCGTCCGGTGAACATCGAACTCGAGCGCGGCGAAGAGATGGGCCGCTTCAATATGGGCTCGACCGTCATCGTGCTGTTTGGACCGGAGCGGGTACGCTGGGCTGACACCCTCGTCCCGGGCGCGAAGGTGAGGATGGGGGAGTTGATGGGAACCATAAAAAACACAGGACTAAGTGCTGAGGACTAA
- the genX gene encoding EF-P lysine aminoacylase GenX, which yields MKSVSDASVDWWPSAPLENLRVRAALLARIREFFAARGVLEVETPTLAGVAVTDPHLSSLQSRYTGPGFPAGRPLYLQTSPEFAMKRLLAAGSGPIYQMGKAYRDGEAGRLHNPEFTLLEWYRPGFDLSALMGEVEALATQVLGLTGRFERVSYRELFRRRLGIDPFEVSEDALRDCARRHGLPRSAELPLAGPDAWLDLLLTHFIEPGLGAGTPCFVHDYPPGQAALARIRPGPCPVAERFELYIDGMEIANGYHELGDPAEQRIRFAHDRERRRRAGLPDVTPDERLLAALAHGLPDCAGVALGVDRLLMAALGAKSIGEVVAFPLDKA from the coding sequence TTGAAATCTGTCTCCGACGCATCTGTCGACTGGTGGCCCAGCGCGCCGCTGGAGAATCTGAGGGTCCGCGCGGCGCTGCTGGCGCGGATACGCGAGTTCTTCGCGGCGCGCGGCGTGCTGGAGGTGGAGACGCCGACCCTGGCGGGCGTCGCCGTCACCGATCCCCATCTGAGCAGCCTGCAATCCCGCTATACCGGTCCGGGGTTTCCCGCCGGGCGCCCCTTGTACCTGCAGACTTCCCCCGAGTTCGCCATGAAGCGCCTGCTGGCCGCGGGCAGCGGCCCGATCTACCAGATGGGCAAGGCCTATCGCGACGGCGAGGCCGGGCGGCTGCATAATCCCGAGTTCACCCTGCTCGAGTGGTACCGGCCGGGTTTCGACCTGTCCGCGCTGATGGGCGAGGTCGAGGCGCTGGCGACGCAGGTGCTGGGTCTGACGGGGCGCTTCGAGCGGGTGAGCTACCGCGAACTGTTCCGGCGCCGCCTCGGGATCGATCCGTTCGAGGTTTCCGAGGACGCACTGCGCGATTGCGCGCGCCGGCACGGCCTGCCGCGCAGCGCGGAGCTGCCTCTCGCCGGGCCGGATGCCTGGCTCGATCTGCTGCTGACCCATTTCATCGAGCCCGGACTGGGCGCCGGGACGCCGTGTTTCGTCCACGACTATCCGCCCGGCCAGGCCGCGCTGGCGCGCATCCGCCCCGGTCCCTGTCCGGTCGCCGAGCGTTTCGAGCTGTATATCGACGGCATGGAGATCGCCAACGGGTATCACGAACTCGGCGATCCGGCGGAACAGCGCATCCGCTTCGCGCATGACCGGGAACGCCGCCGGCGCGCAGGGCTGCCGGACGTGACGCCGGATGAGCGCCTGCTCGCCGCGCTCGCGCACGGCTTGCCCGACTGCGCCGGCGTTGCCCTCGGCGTCGACCGCCTGCTCATGGCCGCGCTGGGCGCAAAATCGATCGGCGAGGTGGTGGCGTTTCCGCTGGATAAAGCTTAG
- the efp gene encoding elongation factor P, which produces MAVYGTNEFKNGLKVMIDNDPCNIVDLDFVKPGKGQAFTRVKYRNLKTGRVNERTYKSGETLEGADVMDTEMQYLYNDGEFWHFMVPENFEQYMVPQAALGDSAQWLKGQETCIITLWNDSPLAVTPPNFVELVITETDPGVRGDTSGGGGKPATLETGAVVRVPLFVNQGETIKVDTRTGEYVSRVKT; this is translated from the coding sequence ATGGCAGTCTACGGCACCAACGAGTTCAAGAACGGCCTCAAGGTCATGATCGACAACGATCCCTGCAACATCGTCGACCTCGATTTCGTCAAGCCCGGCAAGGGCCAGGCCTTCACCCGCGTCAAGTACCGCAACCTCAAGACCGGTCGTGTCAACGAGCGCACCTACAAGTCGGGTGAGACGCTGGAGGGCGCCGACGTGATGGACACGGAGATGCAGTATCTCTACAACGACGGCGAGTTCTGGCACTTCATGGTGCCGGAAAACTTTGAGCAGTACATGGTGCCGCAGGCCGCGCTGGGCGACTCGGCGCAGTGGCTCAAGGGCCAGGAGACCTGCATCATCACGCTGTGGAACGACTCGCCGCTGGCGGTGACGCCACCCAACTTCGTCGAACTCGTCATCACCGAGACCGATCCCGGCGTGCGCGGCGACACCTCGGGCGGCGGCGGCAAGCCGGCGACGCTGGAGACCGGCGCGGTGGTGCGCGTGCCGCTGTTCGTCAATCAGGGCGAGACGATCAAGGTGGACACCCGCACCGGCGAGTATGTCTCCCGCGTGAAGACTTGA
- the epmB gene encoding EF-P beta-lysylation protein EpmB has protein sequence MIARTPLSWQSDGWQQELAAGYRRPAELLAALEIAPERIGGGVDFDSPFPMRVPRAYARRMRRGDPTDPLLRQVLPLADERQPAPGFSADPVGDHAARRGAGVLHKYRGRALLITTGACAVHCRYCFRRHFPYTEEHAADNEWQDAVSVIAGDGSLREVILSGGDPLSLTTPRLARLVHRLEAIPHVSRLRLHTRLPIVLPSRVEDGLLELLARGRLKPVMVVHANHLNEIDDDVGAALARLAAAGITLFNQSVLLHGVNDDAAVLAELSEALFEAGVTPYYLHLLDRVQGAAHFEVDIDTARALHRQLRENLPGYLVPRLVEEVAGEPFKRPV, from the coding sequence ATGATAGCGCGAACTCCCCTTTCATGGCAGTCCGACGGCTGGCAGCAGGAACTGGCCGCCGGTTATCGCCGCCCGGCGGAGCTGCTGGCCGCGCTCGAGATCGCGCCCGAACGCATCGGCGGTGGCGTCGATTTCGACAGCCCGTTTCCGATGCGCGTGCCGCGCGCCTATGCCCGGCGCATGCGGCGCGGCGACCCGACCGACCCGCTGCTGCGCCAGGTACTTCCCCTTGCCGATGAACGTCAGCCCGCGCCGGGGTTCTCCGCCGACCCGGTCGGTGACCACGCGGCCCGGCGCGGCGCCGGCGTGCTGCACAAATACCGTGGCCGCGCCCTGCTGATCACCACCGGCGCCTGCGCCGTCCACTGCCGCTACTGCTTCCGCCGGCACTTCCCCTATACCGAGGAACACGCCGCCGACAATGAATGGCAGGACGCGGTGAGCGTCATCGCCGGCGACGGCTCGCTGCGCGAGGTCATCCTGAGTGGCGGCGACCCGCTGTCACTGACCACGCCGCGCCTCGCGCGGCTGGTGCACAGGCTGGAGGCGATACCGCATGTGAGCCGGCTGCGCCTCCATACCCGCCTGCCTATCGTGCTCCCCTCCCGTGTCGAGGACGGCCTGCTCGAGCTGCTCGCGCGCGGCCGGCTGAAGCCGGTGATGGTCGTGCACGCCAACCATCTCAATGAGATCGACGATGATGTGGGCGCAGCGCTGGCCCGACTCGCCGCCGCCGGCATCACGCTGTTCAACCAGTCCGTGCTGCTGCACGGCGTCAACGACGATGCGGCCGTACTTGCGGAACTGAGCGAAGCCTTATTCGAGGCCGGCGTGACGCCCTACTATCTGCACCTGCTCGACCGCGTGCAGGGCGCCGCGCATTTCGAGGTGGACATCGATACCGCGCGCGCGCTGCACCGGCAGTTGCGCGAGAACCTGCCGGGCTATCTGGTGCCGCGGCTGGTGGAGGAAGTGGCCGGCGAGCCGTTCAAGCGACCGGTTTAA